The following are from one region of the Cloacibacterium normanense genome:
- a CDS encoding YtxH domain-containing protein encodes MNTTAKRTLGVLGATAVGAVAGILFAPAKGKDTRAKLRTQAKNAQSKTKDTMNQLSEKAKSKYNTISNQISEKVKANKDQILSSAKSVTKEVETELDALK; translated from the coding sequence ATGAACACCACAGCAAAAAGAACATTAGGAGTATTAGGCGCAACAGCAGTAGGCGCAGTAGCAGGAATTTTATTTGCACCAGCAAAAGGAAAAGACACCAGAGCAAAACTGAGAACACAAGCAAAAAATGCTCAATCTAAAACCAAAGATACGATGAATCAACTTTCTGAAAAGGCAAAAAGCAAATACAACACGATTTCAAACCAAATTTCAGAAAAAGTAAAAGCAAACAAAGACCAGATTTTATCTTCTGCAAAGAGCGTGACTAAGGAAGTAGAAACAGAACTAGATGCTCTTAAATAA
- a CDS encoding lmo0937 family membrane protein, which produces MNKFTYFTVTLLIIIWAIGFFFFETSILINILFVLALCIMIYEIIKDDINNKQ; this is translated from the coding sequence ATGAATAAATTTACCTATTTCACGGTTACATTGTTAATAATAATATGGGCAATTGGATTTTTCTTCTTTGAAACAAGTATACTGATTAACATATTATTTGTCTTGGCGCTTTGTATTATGATTTATGAAATTATAAAAGACGATATTAACAATAAACAGTAA
- a CDS encoding PAS domain-containing protein, with the protein MKFTNKPLFLKIIFAITIAIILFISSVSYKHIRALHDSNEIVEHTYRVLIKIEQVFTKIKNVEIDRRNYLLTHDKKLIRQIKFDKEEIKQNLKQLREITSDNPDRFQTTKKLEFLIEKKLKVVDEVLDPNFDLKNIDKVKDNIYRGKAVMEEISVIIRNLRQSETHLLETRSLKSDQVNKYTPLVNLLTFFVTIVLLILAIIKINRDLKEATINNEKLILANETANLAEQIGNYGTWQLNVETKKYTFSENEYRLLGYEPNSLEDNYEGFMNRIHPEDLYYVQGIVSEMINHETLSPFTYRIIRNDGEVRYLRASGKMIKNLKNEKILLGITSDVTEEIENQKNISEKNIELEKKNRTLFLANETNKEAEIAGNYGTAQWFVKDNRFIFSDNNYRLFGLNPKDKPEFSDLFKQVHPDDKAMVDATLDEMAEKKSFNPYIIRIIRADNQEIKYLSINNKHIKDDSNEEYVLIISLDVTEIFKAQNTILERNKELEKINNEMLLSNNALKFGEEIGGYGNWSWNIKENTWYFSDNLYKLLGAEPKSFESNLDNYYNYVHPEDVEYFKTVMAKMEEEENLPAFTYRILRPSGEIIHVKGVGSPTYDANGNKFLAGVVVNITEEVKRSQILQKAFEEIKYYNESSKEAEVIGKYGFWKWNVDKNEFEFSDNIFRLFGVENENFDPKVDNFIPYVYPEDLDYVLENLQKLQNKDKNAKPYEHRIVKKDTGEIRYIRVSHKPIEDSGEGFYYLMITQDITEEVNKNIETNQKNRELEASNKELQAFNYVASHDLQEPLRKIETFISRLEAKDYQNLTETGQQYFDRIKVAAGRMRLLIKDLLQFSRTNKSEQVFEKADLNDLLENAKHEIAEPIEEKKAVIHTAHLPKMKVIPFQIQQLFINLLGNSIKYSKPGVAPEIKIDYEKASFEKVGNVTFSAKRIFHKFTFTDNGIGFSPEYSERIFELFSRLHNKDEIAGTGIGLAICKKIVDNHKGFIFAEGKPNEGATFTVYLPEV; encoded by the coding sequence ATGAAATTTACGAACAAACCTCTTTTTCTTAAAATTATTTTTGCGATTACCATAGCAATTATACTTTTTATTTCTTCGGTTTCTTATAAACATATTAGAGCGTTGCATGATTCTAATGAAATTGTAGAACACACCTATCGTGTTCTCATAAAAATAGAGCAAGTTTTTACTAAAATTAAAAATGTAGAAATAGACAGAAGAAATTATTTATTGACTCATGACAAAAAATTAATTCGTCAAATCAAGTTTGATAAAGAAGAAATTAAACAAAATCTAAAACAGCTCAGAGAAATAACTTCGGATAATCCAGATCGTTTTCAAACGACTAAAAAACTAGAATTTTTAATAGAAAAAAAACTGAAAGTAGTAGACGAAGTCTTAGATCCTAACTTTGATTTAAAAAATATTGATAAAGTTAAGGATAATATCTACAGAGGAAAAGCAGTGATGGAAGAAATTTCAGTTATTATTAGAAATCTAAGACAATCTGAGACTCATCTTCTAGAAACGAGGTCTTTAAAAAGTGATCAAGTCAATAAATACACACCACTCGTGAATTTATTGACCTTCTTTGTTACAATTGTTCTCTTAATTCTTGCCATTATCAAAATCAATAGAGATTTAAAAGAAGCGACCATCAATAATGAAAAACTAATACTTGCAAATGAAACCGCAAATCTTGCCGAACAAATCGGTAATTACGGAACATGGCAACTTAATGTAGAAACCAAAAAATATACTTTTTCCGAAAATGAATATCGTCTCTTAGGTTATGAGCCTAATTCTTTAGAAGATAATTATGAAGGATTTATGAATAGAATTCATCCTGAAGACTTGTATTACGTACAAGGAATTGTCTCCGAGATGATTAATCATGAAACCTTATCACCATTCACTTACAGAATCATTAGAAACGATGGTGAGGTAAGATATCTGCGTGCTTCTGGTAAAATGATAAAAAATCTTAAAAACGAAAAAATCTTATTAGGAATTACCAGCGATGTAACAGAAGAGATAGAAAATCAAAAAAATATTTCAGAAAAAAATATAGAATTAGAAAAGAAAAACAGAACCCTTTTCTTAGCTAATGAAACCAATAAAGAAGCAGAAATAGCGGGGAATTATGGTACTGCGCAATGGTTTGTAAAAGATAATAGATTTATATTTTCTGATAATAATTACCGCTTATTTGGTCTAAATCCTAAAGATAAACCAGAGTTTTCTGATTTATTTAAACAAGTGCATCCAGATGATAAAGCAATGGTAGATGCTACATTAGATGAAATGGCAGAAAAAAAATCTTTTAATCCATATATCATCAGAATTATTAGAGCAGATAACCAAGAAATAAAATATCTGTCGATTAACAATAAACATATAAAAGATGACAGTAATGAAGAATATGTGCTCATTATTTCTCTAGATGTTACCGAAATTTTCAAAGCACAGAACACCATTTTAGAGAGAAATAAAGAACTCGAAAAAATCAATAACGAAATGTTGCTCTCTAATAATGCATTGAAATTTGGTGAAGAAATTGGTGGATATGGAAATTGGAGTTGGAACATCAAAGAAAATACTTGGTATTTTTCAGACAATCTTTACAAATTATTAGGAGCAGAACCAAAATCTTTTGAGTCTAATCTAGATAATTATTATAACTACGTACATCCAGAAGATGTAGAATATTTTAAAACTGTAATGGCAAAAATGGAAGAAGAAGAAAATCTTCCTGCCTTTACTTATAGAATTCTGAGACCTTCAGGAGAAATTATTCATGTAAAAGGAGTAGGTAGCCCAACTTATGATGCTAATGGAAATAAATTTTTGGCAGGAGTTGTAGTTAATATTACAGAAGAAGTAAAAAGAAGTCAAATTCTTCAAAAAGCTTTTGAAGAAATAAAGTATTACAATGAGAGTAGCAAGGAAGCTGAAGTTATTGGTAAATATGGATTCTGGAAATGGAATGTAGATAAAAATGAATTTGAGTTTTCGGATAATATTTTCAGACTTTTTGGAGTAGAAAATGAAAATTTTGATCCTAAAGTAGATAATTTTATTCCGTATGTATATCCAGAAGATTTAGATTATGTTTTAGAAAATCTTCAGAAATTACAGAATAAAGATAAAAACGCAAAACCTTACGAACATAGAATTGTAAAAAAAGATACTGGCGAAATAAGATATATTAGAGTTTCTCATAAGCCGATTGAAGATTCGGGTGAAGGGTTTTATTATTTGATGATAACGCAAGATATTACCGAAGAAGTCAATAAAAATATAGAAACCAATCAAAAAAACAGAGAACTGGAAGCGTCTAACAAAGAATTGCAGGCATTCAACTATGTTGCGAGTCATGATTTGCAAGAGCCGTTAAGAAAAATCGAAACTTTCATCTCTAGGTTGGAAGCCAAAGATTATCAGAATCTCACGGAAACAGGTCAACAGTACTTCGATAGGATAAAAGTTGCAGCTGGAAGAATGAGATTGCTCATCAAAGATTTACTGCAATTTTCTAGAACCAATAAATCTGAACAGGTTTTCGAAAAAGCAGACCTTAATGATTTGTTGGAAAACGCAAAACACGAAATTGCAGAACCTATAGAAGAGAAAAAAGCAGTGATTCATACCGCTCATCTTCCGAAAATGAAAGTCATTCCTTTCCAGATTCAGCAGTTGTTTATTAATTTATTGGGGAATTCTATTAAATATTCTAAGCCAGGCGTTGCTCCAGAAATCAAAATAGATTACGAAAAAGCATCTTTTGAAAAAGTAGGAAATGTAACTTTCTCTGCGAAGAGAATTTTCCACAAGTTTACTTTTACAGATAACGGGATTGGTTTTTCACCAGAATATTCGGAAAGAATATTCGAACTTTTCAGCAGATTGCACAATAAAGACGAAATCGCAGGAACCGGAATTGGTTTAGCCATTTGTAAAAAAATTGTAGATAATCATAAAGGCTTTATCTTCGCCGAAGGAAAACCAAACGAAGGAGCCACATTTACCGTCTATTTGCCAGAAGTTTAA
- a CDS encoding helix-turn-helix domain-containing protein, whose product MKIFTKFDYNAVCKKVLEEKLDQLGAKYRVVAFGEVEFLEKIPAEKMKEFRAELEEYGITIIENQKTVLIEKIKEAILEMVHSEEPINVKASVYLTDKLNHSYGYLSNLFSEVTFSSIENYIMMQKIEHAKNLIIKDNLTLTEVAYRLNYSSVAHLSTQFKNITGITPSQFQRIITKRREIANKK is encoded by the coding sequence ATGAAGATATTTACAAAATTCGACTATAACGCAGTTTGTAAAAAAGTATTAGAAGAAAAATTAGACCAATTAGGTGCTAAATATAGAGTAGTCGCTTTTGGTGAAGTAGAATTTTTAGAAAAAATTCCTGCCGAAAAGATGAAAGAATTCCGTGCAGAATTAGAAGAGTACGGCATTACCATTATCGAGAATCAAAAGACCGTTTTGATTGAAAAAATTAAAGAAGCCATCTTAGAAATGGTTCATTCTGAAGAGCCTATTAATGTAAAAGCTTCTGTTTATCTTACCGATAAACTTAATCACAGTTATGGTTATTTATCCAATTTATTTTCAGAAGTCACGTTCAGTTCTATAGAGAACTACATTATGATGCAGAAAATAGAACATGCCAAAAATTTAATCATTAAAGACAATCTTACCTTAACCGAAGTCGCTTATCGATTAAATTACAGCAGTGTAGCACATTTAAGTACACAGTTCAAAAATATTACAGGAATTACACCATCTCAGTTCCAGAGAATTATTACCAAACGTAGAGAAATTGCTAATAAAAAATAA
- a CDS encoding GlsB/YeaQ/YmgE family stress response membrane protein translates to MINIIAWIIFGLIAGAIARFLKPGNDAAGWITTIIIGIVGSVVGGFLGRIFFGADVTNDVFSFYSLAMSVVGAIIVLYAYNALSRKA, encoded by the coding sequence ATGATCAATATTATCGCATGGATTATTTTCGGCTTAATCGCTGGAGCAATCGCAAGATTTTTAAAACCAGGAAATGACGCAGCTGGTTGGATTACTACCATTATTATTGGTATTGTAGGTAGCGTAGTAGGAGGCTTTTTAGGAAGAATTTTCTTCGGAGCAGACGTAACAAATGATGTTTTTAGCTTTTATAGCTTAGCCATGTCTGTAGTAGGAGCCATTATCGTACTCTACGCTTATAATGCACTTTCTAGAAAGGCATAA
- a CDS encoding hydroxymethylglutaryl-CoA reductase, degradative: MNHKPIEGFSKLSKQHKIDWLINEYLQGNQEYQKILQQYWNDNPDLQKLHEEFSENTITNFYMPYGIAPNFLIDGKLMALPMAVEESSVVAAASKSAKFWLERGGFKTTIINTEKLGHTHFIFKVEAHKLLHFFNFTLKKKLFEATEDITANMRKRGGGILDIKLIDKTSELADYYQLKASFNTVDSMGANFINSCLEQFGKTLKDEVAQSDAFSEDEKNSIQIVMNILSNFTPDCIVRAEVSCKIDDLKDDSGISNEEFAWKFKQAVTIAEIEPYRATTHNKGVMNGIDAVVIATGNDFRATEACAHAYASKDGKYKSLTHCTTDNGIFRFWIDLPISVGVVGGLTNLHPLVKFSLALLGKPSAQELMSILAVSGLAQNFAALRSLVTTGIQKGHMKMHLFNILNQFGATEEEKQYFVNYFKDKTVSHHEVISELNKLRNK; encoded by the coding sequence ATGAATCATAAACCAATTGAAGGCTTTTCTAAACTTTCGAAACAACACAAAATTGATTGGTTAATAAACGAATATTTACAAGGAAACCAAGAATACCAAAAGATTCTTCAGCAATATTGGAACGATAATCCAGACTTACAAAAACTCCACGAAGAATTCTCAGAAAATACCATTACCAATTTTTACATGCCTTACGGAATTGCGCCAAATTTCCTCATTGATGGAAAATTGATGGCTTTACCAATGGCTGTAGAAGAAAGTTCTGTAGTTGCTGCAGCTTCCAAATCTGCAAAATTCTGGTTAGAAAGAGGCGGTTTCAAAACCACGATTATTAATACCGAGAAATTAGGACACACACACTTTATCTTCAAAGTAGAAGCGCATAAATTATTGCATTTTTTCAATTTTACTTTAAAGAAAAAACTCTTTGAAGCTACAGAAGATATTACCGCAAACATGAGAAAGCGTGGTGGCGGAATTTTAGATATTAAACTCATAGATAAAACTTCGGAATTAGCAGATTATTATCAATTGAAAGCTAGCTTCAACACGGTAGATTCTATGGGTGCTAATTTCATCAATTCTTGTCTGGAACAGTTCGGAAAAACGTTAAAAGACGAAGTAGCTCAATCTGATGCTTTCTCAGAAGATGAGAAAAACTCAATTCAGATTGTGATGAATATTTTGTCTAACTTCACTCCAGATTGTATCGTAAGAGCAGAAGTTTCTTGTAAAATTGATGATTTAAAAGACGACAGTGGAATTTCTAACGAAGAATTCGCTTGGAAATTTAAACAAGCGGTAACCATTGCAGAAATTGAACCTTACAGAGCAACTACGCATAACAAAGGTGTTATGAATGGTATAGATGCTGTAGTAATAGCTACAGGAAATGATTTCCGTGCTACTGAAGCTTGTGCGCATGCTTATGCAAGCAAAGATGGCAAATACAAATCTCTTACGCATTGTACTACAGACAACGGAATTTTCAGATTTTGGATAGATTTACCAATTTCTGTTGGTGTAGTTGGTGGTTTAACAAATCTTCATCCTTTAGTGAAATTTTCTTTAGCACTTCTAGGAAAACCATCTGCTCAAGAATTGATGAGTATTTTGGCAGTTTCTGGTTTGGCTCAGAATTTTGCTGCACTTCGTTCATTGGTGACTACAGGAATCCAAAAAGGGCATATGAAAATGCACCTTTTCAATATCTTAAACCAATTTGGCGCTACAGAAGAAGAAAAACAATATTTTGTCAACTATTTTAAAGATAAAACAGTAAGTCACCATGAAGTGATTTCGGAATTAAATAAACTTAGAAATAAATAA
- a CDS encoding response regulator, with protein MHTDYIHIILADDDEDDRLFFTDAFSELKINTKVHTYNDGVELMNYLNSDDAVLPQVLFLDLNMPKKNGIECLHEIKSNKKFDDIAIAIYSTSSSEEHIEETFVSGANIYIKKPNDFDTLKKVLSDVVAINWQYHTSGLNKDNFLLRM; from the coding sequence ATGCACACAGATTACATTCACATCATCTTAGCAGATGACGACGAAGATGACAGATTATTCTTCACCGATGCTTTTTCTGAACTGAAAATAAATACCAAAGTTCACACCTATAATGATGGAGTAGAACTTATGAATTATCTTAATTCAGACGATGCGGTTTTACCACAGGTTCTATTTTTAGACTTGAATATGCCTAAAAAAAATGGGATAGAGTGTCTCCACGAAATAAAATCTAATAAAAAATTTGATGATATTGCCATTGCCATTTATTCTACCTCATCTTCAGAAGAGCATATAGAAGAAACTTTCGTAAGTGGCGCGAATATTTACATCAAAAAACCAAATGATTTTGATACCCTTAAAAAAGTTTTATCAGATGTAGTGGCTATTAATTGGCAATACCATACTTCTGGTCTTAATAAAGATAATTTTTTACTGAGAATGTAA